In the genome of Fusarium poae strain DAOMC 252244 chromosome 1, whole genome shotgun sequence, the window TGCGGCGACCCTCTCGCTTCGTTCAGTTGTCGCTGGACCATGCAAACCTCGTCCCATCTCACGAACCAGCTCGACTGTCGAGATATCTGCAGGTCTCACGTCTACGTCCACTTTGTCCTTCACTTCTGGACTTTCTTTGACTGAAACCGGGTCCATTTCGGTTCCTTTTCAAACTTCTACTGCACGAAGCTCCACTGGAGTCTCGGATAGCGAAAGCTTGACAGTTGAGACATCTGTTACTGGATCCATCTACTCTTCCGATTTTTCAATCTCTACTGCACTCACTACCTCAACCGCCCTCGATTCTTCGGTCTCATCCACGGTATCCTATTCCGCTAGCGAGATCAGCGAAACTGTGACTGTGACTGAGACTCAGTCTTGGGTTACCCTCAGCTCGCAGACTGGCGTTTTATTATCCACGGAGTCTATTCAGACTGACACCGCAAGTTCTGAGACAGGTACTGTGACCTCGACCACTACTGTCGATGAGATACCGACCACCACTGTGGCCGAGTCTGCCTTGGAAACCACTAcaatcaccaccaccgcTCTCTACCAGACGTCAGAATCAACCACCGATGTTGAATTACCTTCCGACACCACGTCAGTTGAGTCTGTTCTGGATACCACAGTCATTACTGCCACTGCCACGTACCAGACGTCGGATACAACTACCACTACCGAAATATCTTCTGAAGCCACACCAGTCGAGTCAACTTTGGgtaccaccaccacaactgTCGACCGGATGTTGGACTCAACGAGCACGACTCCTGGATATTCAGACACTACTCTAGTAGAATCTACTTCGGGGACTATCACTACCACTGAGCTCACTACAACCATCGTCACTACGTCTGAGACTACTGAACACACTATCGCTACCACTGCTGAGTCTGTTGCAGATGTAACTACTACTAGCACCACAACTGAGTCTGTTGTGGATACAGCTACTAGCACAGCTGAAGTTATCGTAGACACGACCACCACCACGACAGCCGCGTCTACTACAGCCACTACTACCAATATAGACACTACTATTACGGCAGAGTCTGCCACCTCAACTGAAGTCTCGATCGACAGTTTATCAACTCTTGCCGATGCTACTACCACAACTGCCGAACTTACAACAGAAACAACTACGGGTACTACTACAATGTTTACGACCACAACTGCTGAGACTACCACAACCGAGGCCATGACCACTACTAGCGAGGAGTGCAAGATTTACCCGTACATGCTTGTTTAGGACTGGATTTTGGGTTCTATATATCTTCTTACTTGAGTCACAAATGCACTCACTGCCTGCTCCGACAACGCAGCTTACAACTTACATACCTTCGGACCTTGATACAAAGCAAGATTTGCAAGCACCTCAAGCCATGTATATAGTTGAACTTATTTATATGCTGTTTTGCATTTTATATATTCTGATTTAACCTTATGGCTATACTAGATAATGTAGTAATGTTACAGGGTTGACAGTGACACAAGAAGACATGAATAGATTTCATTTCCAAACGTGATTCTAGTTCATAGTTGCCTATTTACTAGACAACATTGAAGTCAAATGTAAAGTTAAAAGGCTTCATATAACACCTGTGCTGTTCAAACGGCCTTACAGCAACGGTCGCACTGCCCAGGCCATTGCTGTCGTAGTCGAGATGCAGAACTGTCATGTTCAAGGGCTTCAAATCATGAGGGTGTTTGGCATCGTCGAGATCAAAAGGCATATACCTTCTCGCTGTGAAACTGAAAGCCTCGCCCTTTGTACGTCTCGCCTCAAGCGTAGTGTCCTTGTTTCCGATCTTGAGCCAGCGCAGATCTTCACGATTGCCGTTCTCTTGGGGGTAGTCGTAGTGCGTAAACAAGTCTGGTACGGTAGAGTTGTACTGTCCAATACGACCTGCTTGTTTAGAGTCTTTGTAGCTCTCACCTGGGCCGCGGCCGAACCACGACACGTTGTCGAAGGACTCGGGTAGAACAGCCATGAGCCCGATGCGTGGAATCGTATGAGAAGAATTCTTGCCAATGAATTCGCCACTAACTTGAAGCTGGAGTTGTGGACCGGAAGAGGGAATCTTGTAGGCCATGTTCGCCTCAATGCCCCACGCTTGAGTCTTGACGCCAACCCATACCTTGTAGTGAACCGTAGCGCCGCTTTGATCGGTGTTCCAGGTGACATCTCTAACTTGAGGGTAGATCATTGGAATGCCAGCTCGTTCCCACATGGGACCATCGCCTGAACCAGAAGCATCGTTTTGAGTCAGGGCCCGGTAGAAGGAGAGCTCTGGGCCGCGCTGAAAAACATCAACCCCATTCTTGGCCCAGGTGACATTGCCTTGAAGCAGATCGAAGCCAAAGGAGGAGTCCCCATTATTGTATACCAGCTTCGTTCCCTTCTTCTCAAATCCTGCTGTTTCAGTGCGGCGACTGAGAGAATCTGTGTTTTTGACCATTGGAGCGGATCGCTTCATGTGAAGTTGATCCCAAGCAATGAGATGCCCCTTGTTAGCCCATAGAGTATCTTGATTTAGTCTGAACTCTACAGTGACCCAAAACTCGCCAGCAGTCGTGTTTTGTCCAGAAGGAATCGCAAGAGTTCTGTTTTCGCATGCTGGGATACGAGGCAGAGGAAGATTCTGAGGGTCGGTCTTAAGACCGTCTGTAACGAGATGCCACGAAGCATCAAGATGACTGAGATCCAAAAAGTCATAATGATTGGTAACAGTCATTGCGCTGCCATTCTTTGCGAGCTTGACCGACACCGGCTGGATCACTTTGGCGTACTCCCTCAGAGAAGGCATAGGCGAGTGATCAGACAACGTCAACCCGTCCATGATGAAATCAGCGTCATTGGGCTCATCGCCGAAGTCACCACCGTATGCATAGTATGTGAGGTTTCCCTCTTCCTTGAGGATTCCGTGATTGCTCCATTCCCAGACAAGACCGCCTTGAGATAGCGGCTCAGTCCTGAACATGTCAATGTACTCTACCAGACCACCGGGGCCATTGCCCATAGCACTAAGAATCAGGTTAGCTTTTATAGATGACGGTTCAAACAGTTGACTCACTGAGCAAACTCGCATAGCAGCACTGGTTTATCACCATGGTCTTTGATGAATTGTCGAACATAATCGGGAGTAGTATACATTTGACTGTACATATCCGTCGACTTGGCTTCGTGGTCCTGCTCATAGTGAATGATGCGACTTGGGTCTCTGTTTCGGATCCATTTGCTCATGGCAGCGTGATTCTGGCCATAGAAGCACTCATTACCAAGAgaccagatgatgatggaggcaTGATTCTTGTATCGCTCGACAAGTTGACGAGCTCTGTCGATATATGCATCTTCCCAGTCGGGGTTGTTAGAAAGCCACTCTGCTGCCTTCTCCTCTGTATCTTCAAATGATCTAAAGCCATGACACTCGAGATCGGCCTCGCCAATCACGTAGAAACCTAGTTCATCCGCCACGTCGAAGAAGTCAGGATGGTGAGGCTGATGAGCTGCACGGATGGTATTGATATTGGAACGCTtcatgagaagaagatcctcTCGCATGTTCTCGTAGCTAACTGTGCGGCCTgtgagatgatgatgttcgTGTCTGTTGACACCGTATATGATGATAGGCTTTCCATTGACGTAAAAGTTGGGACCCTTCATTTCAACGCGTCGGAGACCAACTTTTTGGCTGATTGTCCGTCCATTGAATATTATCAGCAAAGTATATAGGTTAGGTGTCTCGGCAGACCAGAGGTGGAAGTCGTCCCCAGATATTTGCTTCTTGTAAATATCAGATGATGATCCTTTCCACTCATCAATTGCTGAGCCATTGGGAGCTAACAACTTGATGGCTAAATctccttcttgtccttgtatGGTGACATTGACCTTGAGGGAACCTTGATCGAAAGAGTCGCTGAGGTCAGAATCGACTTGGTAGTCGACGATTGAGGACTCAGAGAACGGGATGAGATAAACGTCGCGAAATATACCAGAAAGCCACCATTGATCTTGATCTTCGATGTAGGATCCATCAGACCACTGGTAGACCCTCACGGCAAGCTCATTGGCCTTGTCGGAAGATAGATAGTTTGTAATGTCAAATTCGTGAGGGTTGCGACTGCCTTGCGCATACCCTACTTCTTCACCATTGATTCGTACATGAAATGCACTATCCACGCCTTCAAACCTCAATCGGATTTGGTCGCCTTCCCAATCTTCGGGAACCTCGAATTGACGCCAATACGAGCCAGTTGGATTGACGTAGGAGACATTGGGCGGTGTCACGGAGAATGGGTAGTCGATATTGGTATAGTGAGGATTTCCATATCCCTGAAGCTGCCACATACCTGGCACTTCAATATCGTGCCATGAGGTGGTATTTGCAGTTTCCCAGATTGGTGCATCCAGAGGACTTGCGTCGTAGTGGAATTTCCAAGTACCATTAAGACTATGAAAAAGACTTTGGTCCCGATTAAATGAGAGTGCTGATTCTTGGTCCGAGTAAGAGTAAAAATGAGCTCTCGGAGGAAGGGTATTGTGTTGTAGAATGTTGAGGTTTGTCCAATCGGGCAAGGCCCCGGGAAATGCACCAGCTGACATTCCAGCAGCCGATAAAGACATCATGGTGGCAGTGAGACCCAATGGCTTGTCCTTTTGTCCACGTTTTCGGCAACACAAATGCTGATGTTGATGCTTTTATAAGTCTGTACTTGGGATTCACCTCGGTTGATTTGTATTCCATTGACGATGCCAAGCCAGGGATCGTCATTGTTAGTTTGCGCACCTATCGCGACACAGCAAATACGGACATATACGTGATCTACAAGGAATAGTTCCCCGCATCAACTCCATCATAACAAGCAAAAGCTGCATATCACGCACCATGTCGAGTTAAAAATTGTCGATTTTATGCTTTTCCCCTCTTCCCCCGCTGGAGCGTAGCATTGAGAACACCGCATGATGGATACAGCATATTTGTGAAAAAAACCTGATTAAGCTCGGTGGATTGATGAGAGTTCCTGCCTAACCTAAGCGTGAGCTATTACCCCGATGCCCGCAAGCGTAAATTTGTGTTTTTTAAATGTAACAAAGCCAAGAAGATGATTCTTCTGTATCCAAAGGACGATAGCGCAACACGACGAATACTCATAGAGTGTACTGTAGCATGCAGGTGGAAAACTACTCACCGTTTCTGTTATGGAGCTCTACATGCATATCGATTAGGAGGCATGTATCGCATTTGTCGAGCTTCGATATAGAAATAGGATGGCCACATTTAGACATGTTACAGACCATACGCTTGCAAGTACTCCATTTCCCCATACATGTAGGAATGTCTCTTTTCATGGTCTGCTTGGCCATGCTAATTATATCAGGATTCACTGTGCATTGCGAGGCCTCGATAATGCGACCCTCGGTTTAATGTCCTCTGTCGTTGTCTTTAAAATTTAGAGTTCTAGAACCCACAAGCTTACATTGTCCACCGCTATCTCGGAGTGTCTATCGCGGACAATAGTGACTACCTACCCCACGTCCGCTTAATTCTAATCACAAGATGTACACCTGTCTATTATTTGGCAACGTCGATAGGAAAGTGTGGTAAGCTCAATTTGTATGCCGAATATCATGATTAAGAACATTACCCTAACAATTGGCTCACCAAATGCAGCAAATGCGACACTGTTGTATTTCATTATCTTGGTAGGACAGCTGTCTCTTTCCATACGAGGGGTTAAATTTACAACCTGCAATTAACAAGCCAACATATTCCCAGCAAAAGTGACAAACAGTTTTTAATCGACTTGTCCGTAGACCTTCACTGCTTTCACTGCCACTAAAGTCCATGGAACCAACATTGTGACACTCCACAGCCAAATACACTGTTCAATTGTGCACAGTTCCGCTTTATCATAGACAAGACGATTTTGAGATGAGCAAAGAAAATAACAAAACCAACATTTCTAGATTATGCCAAGTTAATTCCAAGGATAACCCTCGTTACTGAACCATTATGGGGCTTTAATCATACGCCGGTACTGGTTAGTAACCAGTTCCTTCAGGCATCTGAGGTTGAGTTGGAAAGTAAGAGCCTTTATTATCGTACTGATACTGTGACACATTTGAACCTGTGGGAAGAGGAGTTGGTGGCATTTGATAAGACATCGAGGCAGGGTTGGGTTGCGGAGCCGGGACATATGCATTACTGATAGATGGAACAGGGGTACTGTTTGCCTTCTCATGTTGACTGATTGGCCCATAGTTCTGTGGATTGTACGGTTGTGGAGTGCAAGGCGCTTGGATGCTTAGAAGTGATTCCCTCCTGTTAAGGTCAACGGTTGGCGGAGTTtgaggttgatgatacgtATTGTTTTGGTGAGGCGTCGGGTAACCTGATTGTCCCTGATTCTGCAGCGGGTACGCCGGTGCTGCTGATTGATATTGCAGGACCTGCTGCACGGTGCTTTGAAGCGCACTATGTAGCTGGATCGGTGGTGGCGCCTGAGATGCAGGAACTGCATGTGGTGTTGACTGATGGGAAATTGATATTTCTGGAGGGTACCCGGACATAGTAGTTGGTGGTGGCGGGAAGTATCCAGCTTGTTGCGCCCCAGCAATTTGGGGTGAGTATTGCTGTTGGGGAGACTGCACTTGATAGTTCTGGGAGCTGTTTTGTGGTGCTGATGAGTTAGGACAATGTTGAAGTGGTGTCACATAGGGTGTAGGAGGGGCAGGAGTCATAGGGAGAGCCTGCTGCATTGCCGACAAGTCAAATGGTTGAGGTGTGGAAACTGGGACGTAAGGGATATGTTCTGCCTGTTTTCGATATGGGATATGCTGCTGGGGAGGTGGTGACAGTATTTGACCATCAACTGGAGGCATGGGCGATGGTACGCTGGATGTTGCGATATATTGTTGCTGTGAGTAGTCGTAAGGCTGCTTCAAAGGCTGCTGTCCAGCTGTGTTCGGTACTAGATATACATTCTGATTGGAAGTTGGTTGAGACAACATGGGATTATTGAAGTCTGAAGGATAACCGTTCGGGCTTGGAGTGTATGCAGGGTGAGGGGATGGTTGGCCGACAGCGGCGCTATATGgtggaggaggcagagacaATGCTTGCGACGGACCAGCTGCTGCATAAACAGGATATTGTCCATTGCTCTGGTAAGGTTGAATGGAATACCCAGCCTCAGCAGCTTTGGCATCTTGTACAGCCTGAAACACACCAGCCTTCTG includes:
- a CDS encoding hypothetical protein (SECRETED:SignalP(1-21)); this encodes MVSAWLVFWIAATLSLRSVVAGPCKPRPISRTSSTVEISAGLTSTSTLSFTSGLSLTETGSISVPFQTSTARSSTGVSDSESLTVETSVTGSIYSSDFSISTALTTSTALDSSVSSTVSYSASEISETVTVTETQSWVTLSSQTGVLLSTESIQTDTASSETGTVTSTTTVDEIPTTTVAESALETTTITTTALYQTSESTTDVELPSDTTSVESVLDTTVITATATYQTSDTTTTTEISSEATPVESTLGTTTTTVDRMLDSTSTTPGYSDTTLVESTSGTITTTELTTTIVTTSETTEHTIATTAESVADVTTTSTTTESVVDTATSTAEVIVDTTTTTTAASTTATTTNIDTTITAESATSTEVSIDSLSTLADATTTTAELTTETTTGTTTMFTTTTAETTTTEAMTTTSEECKIYPYMLV
- a CDS encoding hypothetical protein (CAZy:GH2) translates to MDKPLGLTATMMSLSAAGMSAGAFPGALPDWTNLNILQHNTLPPRAHFYSYSDQESALSFNRDQSLFHSLNGTWKFHYDASPLDAPIWETANTTSWHDIEVPGMWQLQGYGNPHYTNIDYPFSVTPPNVSYVNPTGSYWRQFEVPEDWEGDQIRLRFEGVDSAFHVRINGEEVGYAQGSRNPHEFDITNYLSSDKANELAVRVYQWSDGSYIEDQDQWWLSGIFRDVYLIPFSESSIVDYQVDSDLSDSFDQGSLKVNVTIQGQEGDLAIKLLAPNGSAIDEWKGSSSDIYKKQISGDDFHLWSAETPNLYTLLIIFNGRTISQKVGLRRVEMKGPNFYVNGKPIIIYGVNRHEHHHLTGRTVSYENMREDLLLMKRSNINTIRAAHQPHHPDFFDVADELGFYVIGEADLECHGFRSFEDTEEKAAEWLSNNPDWEDAYIDRARQLVERYKNHASIIIWSLGNECFYGQNHAAMSKWIRNRDPSRIIHYEQDHEAKSTDMYSQMYTTPDYVRQFIKDHGDKPVLLCEFAHAMGNGPGGLVEYIDMFRTEPLSQGGLVWEWSNHGILKEEGNLTYYAYGGDFGDEPNDADFIMDGLTLSDHSPMPSLREYAKVIQPVSVKLAKNGSAMTVTNHYDFLDLSHLDASWHLVTDGLKTDPQNLPLPRIPACENRTLAIPSGQNTTAGEFWVTVEFRLNQDTLWANKGHLIAWDQLHMKRSAPMVKNTDSLSRRTETAGFEKKGTKLVYNNGDSSFGFDLLQGNVTWAKNGVDVFQRGPELSFYRALTQNDASGSGDGPMWERAGIPMIYPQVRDVTWNTDQSGATVHYKVWVGVKTQAWGIEANMAYKIPSSGPQLQLQVSGEFIGKNSSHTIPRIGLMAVLPESFDNVSWFGRGPGESYKDSKQAGRIGQYNSTVPDLFTHYDYPQENGNREDLRWLKIGNKDTTLEARRTKGEAFSFTARRYMPFDLDDAKHPHDLKPLNMTVLHLDYDSNGLGSATVAVRPFEQHRCYMKPFNFTFDFNVV